In Xiphophorus maculatus strain JP 163 A chromosome 18, X_maculatus-5.0-male, whole genome shotgun sequence, a single genomic region encodes these proteins:
- the kiaa0100 gene encoding protein KIAA0100 homolog isoform X3, translating into MSLLLVSFLLILLSGVVLLRFLFRWLFCTLAVRFFRAALNAELKIKSVGLFSVKGVSVQFHPQHTLEIDRIWLSSRLLNQDLPRYLALCVGDTRVRFDLQVPLGPLLKTGHGKKTKKTSVNPKTLRFLSQLLSFHVSSVNVMVLNLALSESLWHMTVTGITLLLDHQSKRLAWDFSVGQLSSKVLKSSQLDICLAELALSLLLSGDVALPEMRPGCLSLNVRTLTAELHEGLFLSQLLMSPKSQKKKDPAVSECDDAEFIRTETVEKFHQLLPHNVNVEFDNTNVTLSMHSQKRHLNWTLKSLKMSYGRDDEQLPLKSFTPELSFPQSSLELILEDGLLLSQSRQRILCVNTLKTFLQVTSIDISGSFTVNTCIVHYRHQEFSHWLNLFPWQQLLHRKEAHRKSPLDYFPTLVFLRRLPHLDAPVMISSSVSNVNVSVQLGDTTPFALGFIAANAEVQHLLDLKVDNDSSDSQNLHRRASLTLDSFWWRVGQGSHIQQAPHPPGKHVWGEALILDTLSLQGSLNRPQSACSSQPPSLNVESSLKGLQVELSETCALCLSRLLSLLRISADPQPHLPDVTPDSPSGDEAVKSGHSSSQPGLLFKLDCCLDDVNVFTVSNVAGAVSLRMDTVSMLSSAESSRVSLQEMSLSLVKTLTENMEACCPASQALNPILKLTAITVWYHVTTPSLQVQCEDELAVDWAPQDHMVLFQHMTEAQACWRMLRGEQEENRDAVLGQTRSFSVRLEMGSTHLTAHVSEKNYILLHTKAFSLSKHAGSIHIRSPLLIFNFDGNNIVSFNELDVETHDELTEMQLHRDAFPFLATPHNRVWVLTCPSLSVEFPYQYNFSKTFDMAIGVQKWLKTLHLPRGPPPSEQRLPPDLVFKISQFSFVFLDDVFEIKLRDNYELMKDESKESAKRLQLLDKKVAELRKQHGELLPARKIEELYSSLEKKHIEIYIQRSRRLYANTPMRKSLLTWNVSDLELVALADQCFHGPEKVREQLRDIDRISPFPRDGLPLVVQWCRAVKFKLGAFLVRIRDYPRYLFEIRDWELSGRLIGTEQDGQARAHRKQTVPLGAPWGDVTVHRNMPPLKFYYDFKSNISLYTIVWGPCWDPAWTLIGQSVDLLTKPTADPSPPLAWWDKSRLLLHGHWLMNIEHANLHQLATEDPYNTTENLHWEWTKLNFDWNPGEFVFKGNLDVNVRTASKYDDICFLHLPNLCMTLDLQWLCHGNPHDHHAVMVCCAENIADVTSGQPHDSYRAFRSENLNLSITMDLNQNCSTEPPEPRILLYSSTLRWMQNFWATWTSVSRPICRGKLFHSLRPVRKKLGQHYKQMSYTAAFPQLQVHYWASFAQQRGVQVECNKGHVFTRGTQRLIPQAGTVMRRLISEWNVTQMVSELSQVTVHLMASTWDETADHQMNAQVKKTHLLSLSSLSYQRQSNRMEEEVNTTDETNASYTHKLRLVDLRASWTTINRNIAFGLYDGYKKASVLKRNLSTEALKGLKIDTHLQTKKLKRSPSNYSPTAALVTPVVPAANRVEKSQNEGTSMLQKLIEETDKFVVFSEEDSGVSDQLCGIAACQTDDVFNRNWFIELVNCQMMLRGTETAGCVLVSAAKAQLLQCEHHPTWYSDTLKQKTTWTCLLDGMQYFATMELNPSEQEDRQLWLEVKNIEEHRQRNLDSVQELMESGQAVGGMVSTTTDWNQPAQVNESQQVQRIISRCSCRMHYISYSHDINPELATQIKPPEMRNNHEKEDLLKKQAGAVETFTLIHHDLEISTNPVQYAMILDIVNNLLLHVEPRRKEHSEKKQRVRFQLEISSNPEEQRSSILHLQEAVRQHLAQIRRLEKQIYSNIRAQTDEANSDELMDINMRLQNQLNQEKNDMQMKSEELNILIRCFKDFQLQRANKLELRKPPEDVGVVRRTEIYFAQARWCLTEEDGQLGIAELELQRFMYSKLNKSDDTAEHLLELGWFTMNNLLPNAAYKRVRVVLRPQSNCQSGRQFALRIFSKVRPPVGGISVKEHFEVNVVPLTIQLMYQFFKRMMGFFFPGRNVEEEDVTDEEDKSRMVTTAIPVKPRPLSEDTMGAMGPSKSITQGLNRTAGVRRSFRKPPEHPVDDIDKMKERAAMNNSFIYIKIPQVPLCVSYKGEKSSVDWKDLNLVLPCLEYHNNTWTWLDFAMAVKRDSRKALVAQMIKEKLRLKPASVAELRGKASDAKTDNNQQQQEEDEKARLLIGLSTADKSSSKKSIFSRRK; encoded by the exons ATGTCTCTCCTCCTAGTATCCTTTCTTCTAATCCTCCTGTCGGGGGTTGTGCTGTTACGTTTCCTGTTCAG atggcTGTTCTGCACCTTGGCGGTCCGATTCTTCCGGGCTGCGCTGAACGCAGAGCTGAAGATCAAATCAGTAGGGCTGTTTTCCGTCAAAGGAGTCAGTGTCCAGTTTCACCCCCAGCACACTCTG GAAATCGACAGGATTTGGTTGTCGAGCAGACTTCTGAACCAGGACTTACC GCGATACCTAGCGCTATGCGTCGGTGACACCCGAGTCAGGTTCGACCTTCAAGTACCGCTGGGCCCACTGCTGAAGACCGGTCatggaaaaaagacaaagaagacttCAGTCAACCCCAAAACGCTCCGCTTTCTGTCCCAG CTGCTGTCCTTCCACGTCAGCTCAGTCAACGTGATGGTGCTGAACCTGGCTCTCTCCGAGTCGCTGTGGCACATGACGGTCACAGGCATCACCTTGTTACTTGACCATCAAAGTAAAAG GTTGGCGTGGGACTTCTCAGTGGGGCAACTAAGTAGTAAAGTTCTCAAAAGCAGCCAGTTG GATATATGTTTGGCTGAGCTGGCCCTCAGCCTGCTGCTGTCGGGGGACGTGGCCCTACCAGAGATGAGGCCAGGCTGCCTGTCCCTCAATGTGAGGACGCTCACAGCAGAGCTGCATGAGGGCTTGTTCCTCAGCCAGCTCCTGATGTCGCCCaagtcccagaaaaaaaaagaccctgCTGTATCTG AGTGCGACGACGCTGAATTCATCCGCACCGAGACGGTGGAAAAGTTTCACCAGCTGCTCCCCCACAACGTCAACGTGGAGTTCGACAACACAAACGTGACCCTGTCCATGCACAGCCAGAAGAG ACACCTGAATTGGACTCTGAAATCTTTGAAGATGAGTTACGGACGCGACGACGAGCAGCTTCCCCTGAAGAGCTTCACTCCTGAGCTGAGTTTTCCTCAGAGCAGCCTGGAGCTCATCCTGGAGG ATGGACTTCTTCTTTCTCAGAGCAGGCAGAGGATCCTTTGCGTGAACACGCTGAAGACGTTCCTGCAG GTTACGTCCATTGACATCTCAGGGTCGTTCACAGTCAACACCTGCATCGTGCACTATCGCCACCAAGAGTTCTCCCATTGGTTGAATCTGTTTCCCTGGCAACAGCTGCTCCACAGAAAGGAAGCCCACAGAAAGAG TCCGTTAGATTATTTTCCCACCCTGGTCTTCCTCAGGCGTCTCCCCCACTTGGACGCTCCCGTGATGATCTCGTCCTCAGTGTCCAACGTCAACGTGTCCGTGCAGCTGGGGGACACCACGCCCTTCGCTCTGGGCTTCATCGCCGCTAACGCAG aagtGCAGCATCTTCTCGACCTCAAGGTCGACAACGACAGCTCAGATTCTCAGAACCTGCACCGGCGGGCCTCGCTGACCCTGGACAGCTTCTGGTGGAGAGTGGGTCAAGGCTCTCACATCCAGCAGGCTCCTCACCCGCCGGGTAAACACGTGTGGGGCGAAGCGCTAATTCTAGACACCTTAAGTCTCCAG GGGAGTTTGAACAGACCCCAGTCCGCCTGCAGCAGCCAGCCTCCCAGCCTGAACGTGGAGTCCAGTCTGAAGGGTCTCCAGGTGGAGCTGTCGGAGACCTGCGCGCTGTGCCTCTCTCGCCTCCTGTCCCTCCTGCGGATTTCCGCTGACCCTCAGCCTCACCTGCCAGACGTGACGCCCGACTCGCCCTCTGGAGACGAAGCCGTCAAGTCAGGCCACTCCTCCTCACAGCCCGGCCTGCTTTTTAAACTGGACTGCTGTCTGGACGATGTCAATGTGTTCACAGTCTCCAATGTGGCGG GAGCCGTGTCTCTGCGCATGGACACCGTCAGCATGCTGAGCTCCGCAGAGAGCTCCAGAGTGTCTCTCCAGGAGATGAGCTTGTCTCTGGTGAAAACTCTCACTGAGAACATGGAAGCGTGCTGCCCCGCCTCCCAGGCCCTCAACCCCATACTCAAACTCACCGCAATAACCGTCTGGTACCACGTCACCACACCCAGCTTACAG GTTCAGTGTGAAGACGAGCTGGCTGTAGACTGGGCTCCACAGGACCACATGGTCTTGTTCCAGCACATGACCGAAGCTCAGGCCTGTTGGCGTATGCTCCGTGGCGAACAGGAAGAGAACAGAGACGCCGTGCTGGGTCAGACCAGAAGCTTCTCCGTACGCCTGGAAATGGGTTCGACCCATTTGACGGCCCACGTCAGCGAGAAGAACTACATCCTCCTGCACACCAAGGCCTTCTCCCTTTCAAAGCACGCCGGCTCCATACACATACGCTCCCCTCTGCTCATCTTCAACTTCGACGGCAACAACATCGTCTCATTCAACGAGCTGGACGTGGAGACTCACGACGAGCTCACCGAGATGCAGCTGCACAGGGACGCCTTCCCGTTCCTAGCCACTCCCCACAACCGAGTCTGGGTCCTCACCTGCCCATCTCTGTCCGTGGAGTTCCCCTACCAGTACAACTTCTCCAAGACCTTTGACATGGCCATCGGCGTGCAGAAGTGGCTGAAGACTCTCCACCTCCCTCGGGGTCCGCCGCCATCCGAGCAACGGCTGCCTCCCGACCTCGTGTTCAAAATCAGCCAGTTCTCCTTCGTCTTCCTGGACGACGTCTTCGAAATCAAGCTGAGAGACAACTACGAGCTGATGAAAGACGAGAGTAAGGAGAGCGCCAAGCGCCTGCAGCTCCTGGACAAGAAGGTGGCAGAACTCAGGAAGCAGCACGGAGAACTTCTGCCCGCCAGAAAGATAGAGGAGCTGTACAGCTCGCTGGAGAAGAAGCACATAGAGATCTACATCCAGCGCTCGCGCCGACTCTACGCCAACACTCCCATGAGGAAGTCTCTGCTGACCTGGAACGTGTCGGACCTGGAGCTCGTCGCCCTGGCCGATCAGTGTTTTCACGGTCCGGAGAAAGTCAGAGAGCAGCTCAGAGACATCGACAGGATCAGTCCCTTCCCCCGAGACGGGCTACCTCTGGTGGTTCAGTGGTGTCGTGCTGTCAAGTTTAAGCTAGGCGCTTTTTTGG TGAGAATTCGAGATTATCCCCGCTACCTGTTTGAGATCCGGGACTGGGAGCTGTCGGGACGTCTGATCGGGACGGAGCAGGACGGTCAGGCGAGGGCTCATCGCAAGCAGACCGTCCCGCTCGGAGCGCCGTGGGGAGATGTGACGGTCCACAGAAACATGCCTCCACTCAAGTTCTACTATGATTTCAAAT CCAACATCTCTCTGTATACCATCGTGTGGGGGCCATGTTGGGACCCTGCCTGGACGCTGATTGGGCAGTCGGTAGACCTGCTGACCAAACCCACAGCCGATCCGTCTCCCCCTCTGGCCTGGTGGGACAAAAGCCGTCTGCTCCTGCACGGACACTGGCTCATGAACATCGAGCACGCCAACCTGCATCAGCTGGCTACCGAG GATCCGTACAACACAACCGAGAACTTGCACTGGGAATGGACCAAGCTGAACTTCGACTGGAATCCTGGGGAGTTCGTGTTTAAAGGGAATTTGGACGTAAACGTCCGGACGGCATCAAA GTACGACGACATCTGTTTCCTGCATTTGCCCAACCTCTGCATGACCCTTGATCTTCAGTGGCTTTGCCACGGCAACCCCCACGACCACCATGCGGTCATGGTCTGCTGCGCCGAGAACATCGCGGACGTGACCTCGGGACAGCCTCACGACTCCTACCGAGCTTTTCGCTCTGAAAACCTCAACCTCTCCATCACAATGGACCTCAATCAGAACTGCTCCACTG AACCTCCCGAGCCTCGAATCTTGCTGTACAGCAGCACCCTGCGCTGGATGCAGAACTTCTGGGCCACCTGGACCAGCGTTTCTCGACCGATCTGCAGAGGCAAGCTCTTCCACAGCCTCAGGCCGGTCCGCAAAAAGCTGGGTCAGCACTACAAGCAGATGTCCTACACAGCCGCCTTCCCTCAGCTGCAA GTGCATTACTGGGCTTCCTTTGCGCAGCAGAGAGGAGTCCAAGTGGAGTGCAACAAAGGTCACGTCTTCACTCGTGGGACTCAGAGACTCATCCCACAGG CCGGCACTGTGATGAGGAGGCTGATCTCTGAGTGGAACGTGACTCAGATGGTGAGTGAGCTGTCTCAGGTGACGGTTCACCTGATGGCCTCCACCTGGGACGAGACGGCCGACCACCAGATGAACGCTCAGGTGAAGAAGACTCACCTGCTCAGCCTGTCGTCGCTTAGCTACCAGCGGCAGAGCAACCGCATGGAGGAG GAAGTGAACACAACAGATGAAACAAATGCCTCTTACACTCACAAACTGCGCCTGGTGGACCTCCGTGCGTCCTGGACGACCATAAACAGAAACATCGCCTTCGGGCTGTACGACGGTTATAAAAAGGCGTCCGTGTTGAAAAGGAATCTCTCCACCGAAGCTCTGAAGGGTCTGAAGATcgacacacacctgcagacgAAGAAACTCAAGCGTTCCCCCTCCAACTACTCCCCGACCGCGGCTCTCGTCACTCCGGTCGTTCCCGCCGCCAATCGAGTAGAGAAAAGTCAAAACGAAG GAACGTCGATGTTGCAGAAGCTGATCGAGGAGACGGACAAGTTTGTGGTGTTTTCCGAGGAGGACTCTGGAGTGAGCGACCAGCTGTGCGGCATTGCTGCCTGTCAGACCGACGACGTGTTCAACCGTAACTGGTTCATAGAGCTGGTCAACTGTCAG ATGATGCTGCGCGGCACAGAAACAGCCGGCTGCGTGCTGGTGTCTGCAGCCAAGGCCCAGCTGCTGCAGTGCGAGCACCACCCAACCTGGTACAGCGACACGCTGAAGCAGAAGACCACCTGGACCTGCCTGCTAGACGGCATGCAGTACTTTGCCACCATGGAGCTGAATCCCTCTGAGCAGGAGGACCGGCAGCTGTGGCTGGAG gTGAAAAACATTGAAGAGCACAGGCAGCGTAACCTGGACTCAGTGCAGGAGCTGATGGAGAGCGGCCAGGCGGTGGGAGGGATGGTCAGCACCACTACAG ACTGGAACCAGCCCGCGCAGGTGAACGAGTCGCAGCAGGTGCAGCGTATCATCTcgcgctgcagctgcaggatgcACTACATCAGCTACAGCCACGACATCAACCCAGAGCTGGCCACGCAGATCAAGCCTCCCGAGATGAGGAACAACCACGAGAAAGAGGACCTGCTGAAAAAACAGGCGG GTGCCGTGGAAACGTTCACTCTCATTCACCACGACCTGGAGATTTCCACGAACCCGGTTCAGTACGCCATGATCCTGGACATCGTCAACAACCTGCTGCTTCACGTGGAGCCCAGGCGCAAG GAGCACAGCGAGAAGAAGCAGCGGGTTCGCTTCCAGCTGGAGATCTCCAGCAACCCAGAGGAGCAGCGCAGCAGCATCCTGCACCTGCAGGAGGCGGTGAGGCAGCACCTCGCTCAGATCAGACGCCTCGAGAAGCAGATCTACTCCAACATCAGG GCTCAAACCGACGAAGCGAACAGCGACGAACTGATGGACATCAACATGCGGCTGCAGAACCAGCTGAACCAGGAGAAGAATGACATGCAGATGAAGAGCGAGGAGCTCAACATCCTCATCAG GTGTTTTAAAGATTTCCAGCTGCAGCGGGCAAACAAGCTGGAGCTGCGAAAGCCGCCAGAAGACGTGGGTGTGGTGCGCAGGACGGAGATCTACTTCGCTCAGGCTCGTTGGTGTCTAACCGAAGAGGATGGGCAGCTGGGCATCGcagagctggagctgcagaggtTCATGTACAGCAAG CTGAACAAGTCCGATGACACGGCCGAACATCTGCTGGAGCTCGGGTGGTTCACGATGAACAACCTGCTCCCAAACGCAGCTTACAAG CGTGTGAGG GTTGTGCTTCGACCTCAGAGCAACTGCCAGTCGGGGCGACAGTTTGCCCTGCGAATCTTCAGCAAAGTGCGCCCCCCGGTGGGAGGAATCTCCGTGAAGGAGCACTTTGAG GTGAACGTGGTGCCGCTCACCATCCAGCTCATGTACCAGTTCTTCAAACGGATGATGGGGTTCTTCTTCCCGGGCCGAAACGTTGAAGAGGAAGACGTCACAGATGAGGAAGACAAGTCCAGAATGGTCACTACTG CTATCCCAGTCAAACCCCGGCCACTGTCGGAGGACACCATGGGCGCCATGGGCCCCAGTAAGAGCATCACCCAGGGACTGAACCGCACGGCAGGGGTCAGGAGGTCGTTCAGGAAGCCTCCAGAG CATCCTGTGGATGACATCGATAAGATGAAGGAGAGAGCTGCTATGAACAATTCCTTCATCTACATCAAGATTCCCCAAGTGCCTCTGTGTGTCAGCTACAAG GGAGAGAAGAGCAGTGTGGACTGGAAAGACCTGAACCTGGTTCTTCCGTGTTTGGAGTACCACAACAACACGTGGACGTGGCTGGACTTCGCCATGGCAGTGAAACGGGACAGCCGGAAGGCCCTCGTAGCGCAG ATGATAAAGGAGAAGCTGCGGCTGAAGCCGGCCTCCGTGGCGGAGCTGCGCGGGAAGGCGTCCGACGCCAAGACGGACaacaaccagcagcagcaggaggaagacgagaAGGCCCGGCTCCTCATCGGCCTCAGCACCGCGGACAAAAGCTCCAGCAAGAAGAGCATCTTCAGCCGACgcaagtga